In Halorussus limi, a genomic segment contains:
- a CDS encoding GNAT family N-acetyltransferase, whose product MPGAVFLRGDSVTLRTIEEDDIEFMRDTVNDPDVREGLTTAHPLNAEQEREYFEERVSNQEDVNLAICADGEISGVIGLHDLNSRAGNCEIGLWLATDYHGEGYGTEASRLLTDHAFHELRMRRVTARVLATNPASARIWEKLGFEEEGVHRDEAFTGGEYVDVRYFGVLADEWNGRES is encoded by the coding sequence ATGCCCGGCGCAGTGTTCCTCCGAGGAGACTCGGTCACGCTCCGAACCATCGAGGAGGACGACATCGAGTTCATGCGCGACACCGTCAACGACCCCGACGTGCGCGAGGGCCTGACGACCGCGCACCCGCTCAACGCCGAACAGGAGCGCGAGTACTTCGAGGAGCGCGTCTCGAATCAGGAGGACGTGAACCTCGCTATCTGCGCGGACGGCGAGATATCCGGCGTTATCGGGCTTCACGACCTGAACTCGCGGGCGGGCAACTGCGAAATCGGCCTGTGGCTCGCGACCGACTACCACGGCGAGGGGTACGGCACCGAAGCGTCGCGCCTCCTGACCGACCACGCCTTCCACGAACTCCGGATGCGGCGCGTGACGGCGCGCGTCCTCGCCACCAATCCGGCGTCGGCGCGCATCTGGGAGAAGTTGGGGTTCGAGGAGGAGGGCGTCCACCGGGACGAGGCGTTCACCGGCGGTGAGTACGTCGACGTTCGGTACTTCGGCGTGCTGGCCGACGAGTGGAACGGAC